DNA sequence from the Sediminibacillus dalangtanensis genome:
AGCATGATGACCCCGACGACGATGGTGCCGATCATCAATGCCAGATGGAACGACCTTGTATTTTTGTAGGACATGGCCCGGACGGCGATCTGCGGCAGGGCTACCACCCCGACTCCTACCAGTATCCAGTAAGACGAAACGTAAGGAGCAGTTAGCGTCCCATCAGAGCCGAACGGGGTAACCAGGTTGGGGTTTTCCGCCTGCAGGTCTGCCATGATCTCCGAAATACCGCCTCCTGCGATGATGACAGCTATAAGCAGCACCAGCGTTCCGATAAACATGATGCTTCCTTGGATGGCATCGGTCAACGTGACGGCACGGAAACCGCCGAATGTCACATAAATCAACACTGTCACGACAAAAATGAATAAAGCTGATGTATAAGACAAGCCGGTCAAGGATTCAATCAGTCTACCCCCGCCTATCCATTGCGCCGCCATCGCCGAGAATAAAAAGACGACGATACTGACGGCCGATAGGAGAACGACAAGCTTGGATTGATAGCGTTCCTTCAAAAAATCAATCAACGTGGTTGCTTTGTATTTTCTGGTGACAATCGCAAACTTTTTTCCAAGGATCATTAAGGTAAAGTATCCGGTTGCCACCTGTGTGACGGATAATAATACCCAGCCTAATCCTTCATTGTAAGCCACACCCGGGCCGCCGATGAAGCTGCTTGCACTTCCGTAGGTTGCCGTCATGGTCATGGCAAGAACAAAACCGCCTAAACTCCGGCTGCCCAAGTAATAATCCTGGACAAATGATTTACCGACTGTTTCTTTTCGGCTAGCCGTCAGCCCGATAAAAAAGATCAGGGCAACGGAACCAAATAACGTAATTGCTGCTTCCCAATTCATTGGTCCTCATACACCTCATCATCAAAGGATACATCCGTGAAAAAACGCTTCACGACAAAAAATACGAGTATCGCCATTACGACGACTCCGGCCACACAGCTGTAGAAAAACCATGCTGGCAAGCCAAAAACATATGTATATTCTGAGGGGTCTTTTCCGCCTAATCCATAGGCGAAGGCAAACCACCAGATAAAATTGAATAATACTAAACCAATCCCGATAAGTGCTTCCTTGTTGGCGATTTTAAAGCGTGGATCTTTTTCTGCCGAAGTTTTTTCGTTCAAGGTTCATCCCTCCCCGGTTTGAATTCTTAACTTTCTTCTATTCCTCTATTTTAAAGGTTTTGCACCCTGAAAAGCGAGAAACTTGTTGGCGATTGCTTTTACCATTATAGACCTTAGCGCGAATTTCTGCGTTATTCAACTCTGGAAGCTTCCGTTAGAGGAATCCTGCTTTTTCTTGTTGAATAGGAAAGTAAGAAGGAAAAGTTACATATATTCACGGATAAGATAGTTCATTTTATGTTTATGAGAGGAAATCGAAGTGACGCAAGAAGTTTTTCCTAGAAAGACAAATAGCTGTAAGAAGGGTTTGAGCAGAATGTCTCTACGTAATGTTGTATATTTTGAGTATGTTATCGGTTTTATTATCTGTCTGTTTATCTATATAACATTGGATTATTCCATTCTACTATTTTTTCTCCTGTTATTAGTACCGGATGTAACCATGATCGGTTACTTATTCAACCCTAAAACTGGTTCGCTTGTTTATAATATCGGGCATAGTTTGATGTTGCCGTACATTCTCCTTTTCATAGCTTATCTAGGTGAATTTTCACTCCTGCTGATGGTCGCTTTGATATGGATTGCGCATATTTATTTAGACCGTTCCCTTGGCTTTGGATTAAAGTATTCGAAAGGTTTTAAGGTAACACACTTACAAAAGATTGACTGATAGTATTCTAAACCGTCAAGAATGAGGAAATACAGGAAAGGTGATTTGGTTGCTGAAAAGAAAAACGTATGCTGGAATTCTGACTATTTTGATGACGGCCTTATACTTTGGGTTTCAAATGCCGGTTTTTGAAGAAGAAGGACCATTACAAAATAGTATTGTATTTATCCCTTACATTACCGCGGGAGTATTGTACGGCGGGTTTATTTCCATATGGATTGAGAGGATTACTGGTGAATTCGGAGAAGCCCGGATATATTATGCTTTTATTTTTCACTTGGGAGCTGCAATCCCCTGTGTTTTCTATCCTTTCCTCCTCCTGTATGCTGTCCCGGTTGCAGCGGTGTTCTTTGTATGTGATGAGTTCTTTCGTTTTCGTATGAACACCTCATAGTAGGAAAACCGCTACTAGAGTTCTGGCTGAAAATTTATCTGGCATCTTGCAGGAAAACATGTTAAAAAAGGATAGGAATCAACTTAAACGTGTAATGCCATTTATGGATGCGATAGAATAATAGATTCCGTATGGAGGGAGGAATAAGGATGCTGAATTTAAAAGCGGAAATCATGGAGACGAAAATCAACCATTTAGATAAAAAAGGTTCTGGCCGTGCAGTTGTCTGGCGGGACACTGGGCAGGAGAACCCTCGGAAGTTAAAGTTGATGATACCCAAGACGCTTCCGGGCGAAAAGGTGCGGGTGTCAGTAGAGAACCCGGAAGCGAAGCGGACCAAAGGAGCCCTGGAAGAATTGGTAGAGGTCCATCCGGAAAGAACGGCTGCGCCATGTCCGCATTTTGACAAGTGCGGAGGCTGTGCTTGGCAGCATTGGCAATATGAAGGGCAGCTGAAGCAAAAGACTGCTCACGTGAAAGATGCCTTGATATCCCAAGGATTTAATCCGGAAGTGGTCCGAGAAACCATTGGGATGGACGAGCCTTGGCATTACCGCAACAAAATGGAGTTCACGTTTGCCCCGGACGGCTCGATGGGCTTGCATGAACAAGGAAACTTCCGCAACATCATTCCGCTTGAAACATGCCTGATTGCGGGTGTAGAAATGACAGCAGCTGTCATGGAAGTAGCCGATTGGGCGAAAGAACATGCATTGAGCGGTTACGTAAAGGATGCCCACGAGGGGCTGCTTCGCCATTTGATGGTAAGACAGTCTTTTGTGACGGGAGAAATCATGCTGGGATTGTTTGCGACGGAAGGTCCTGACGGTAGACTGGCAGCCGCTGCCGATCAGCTGAAGAAAAGAATGGAAGAAAAATATCCGCAGGTGAAAAGCTTGTTATGGCTTGTGAATACCGATTGGGCGGACCGTATCCAGGCGGAGGAAATACACCTGCTGTCCGGCCGGGACTTCATCTATGATGAAATTGGAGGCTATCGCTACCGTCTTTGGTTCGATACTTTTTTCCAGACCAACCCGATCCAGGCACAGAAGCTGATCGACCTTGCTTTGGAAATGGGTCAGCCCAAGGAAACAGAAAAAATGCTGGAGCTTTTCTGTGGGGTCGGAACTTTTTCCCTCCCTTTCGCAAGCAAAGTTGAAAAACTTGCTGGCATAGAAATCGTTGAAAGTTCAATCGAATCGGCAAAACGAAATGCGGCAGATAACGGCATCTCCAACACGGACTTCTTGGCTGAGAATGCCAGAATGGGAATCGACCAGGTGCTTGAGAGACTAGGCACGCCGGATATCCTGCTGCTGGATCCTCCCCGTGCTGGCGCAGGCGGAAAAGTGATGCGCAAAATCGGCCGGGCGCAACCGCAGCGGATCATATATGTATCCTGCAACCCCGAGTCTTTTGCAGTGGATGTGAAGGAACTGGAGCAGTTCGGTTACACGCTGAAGGAAGTGCAGCCGGTCGATTTGTTTCCGCATACGGTGCACGTTGAGTGCGTATCGCAGATAGTTTTAAAAGAAGCAGCAGAACCCTCAAAATAGGGGGTTCCTGCTTCTTTTTTTTTGAAACAGAAAAGCGATAGTGAATAATAGGAGTTCCATCAGCATTAACTTCAATCCTATTGATTAACCGATGTAAGTTTGCTGGTGTAACTTCATTGAAGTTAAGGAATTCTAGTAGCTCTCAAACAGGGACTACTGGAAAGAGAAAAAATCTTCAAAAGATGATTGAAGAGGCTCAAGCAAAGAAGTTGTAACTGCTAAACTAAACTTAACAGTTTCTGCTTGATAGAATTGAACACTTTTTCGCCTATTACTTCCTTCCATCAGGTAAGATTAACAAGGATGTTAATGAATGATGGAG
Encoded proteins:
- the panF gene encoding sodium/pantothenate symporter; translation: MNWEAAITLFGSVALIFFIGLTASRKETVGKSFVQDYYLGSRSLGGFVLAMTMTATYGSASSFIGGPGVAYNEGLGWVLLSVTQVATGYFTLMILGKKFAIVTRKYKATTLIDFLKERYQSKLVVLLSAVSIVVFLFSAMAAQWIGGGRLIESLTGLSYTSALFIFVVTVLIYVTFGGFRAVTLTDAIQGSIMFIGTLVLLIAVIIAGGGISEIMADLQAENPNLVTPFGSDGTLTAPYVSSYWILVGVGVVALPQIAVRAMSYKNTRSFHLALMIGTIVVGVIMLNMHLIGVFARPILPGIEIGDRVMPLIALEVLPSWLAGVVLAAPLAAIMSTVDSLLLIVSSTIVKDVYINYIKPEASRKKVQGMSMGITALLGILVFLMAVNPPDLIIWLNLFAIGGLEAAFIWPIVMGLYWDKGNKYGAIASMLVGIISYIVFQSFYPEPFGMHAVVTSILLALLAYVGFSLSMRQEPLKQ
- a CDS encoding YhdT family protein, giving the protein MNEKTSAEKDPRFKIANKEALIGIGLVLFNFIWWFAFAYGLGGKDPSEYTYVFGLPAWFFYSCVAGVVVMAILVFFVVKRFFTDVSFDDEVYEDQ
- a CDS encoding DUF4260 domain-containing protein; translation: MSLRNVVYFEYVIGFIICLFIYITLDYSILLFFLLLLVPDVTMIGYLFNPKTGSLVYNIGHSLMLPYILLFIAYLGEFSLLLMVALIWIAHIYLDRSLGFGLKYSKGFKVTHLQKID
- the rlmD gene encoding 23S rRNA (uracil(1939)-C(5))-methyltransferase RlmD, whose product is MLNLKAEIMETKINHLDKKGSGRAVVWRDTGQENPRKLKLMIPKTLPGEKVRVSVENPEAKRTKGALEELVEVHPERTAAPCPHFDKCGGCAWQHWQYEGQLKQKTAHVKDALISQGFNPEVVRETIGMDEPWHYRNKMEFTFAPDGSMGLHEQGNFRNIIPLETCLIAGVEMTAAVMEVADWAKEHALSGYVKDAHEGLLRHLMVRQSFVTGEIMLGLFATEGPDGRLAAAADQLKKRMEEKYPQVKSLLWLVNTDWADRIQAEEIHLLSGRDFIYDEIGGYRYRLWFDTFFQTNPIQAQKLIDLALEMGQPKETEKMLELFCGVGTFSLPFASKVEKLAGIEIVESSIESAKRNAADNGISNTDFLAENARMGIDQVLERLGTPDILLLDPPRAGAGGKVMRKIGRAQPQRIIYVSCNPESFAVDVKELEQFGYTLKEVQPVDLFPHTVHVECVSQIVLKEAAEPSK